A window from Polaromonas hydrogenivorans encodes these proteins:
- a CDS encoding transposase has translation MHRKPHSHHSTEFKEQALLKARHRGARSILSLASELNMSAGTLKRWVLDSAKAGEQALGETSPALDGPAASWSPSQRLRALQESYAFNGPALAAWCRERGVFEHQLVQWREEFCTPVAPASREATGAFRELQRQHEQLQRELRRKEKALAEVAALLVLQKNFQALLEGADK, from the coding sequence ATGCACAGAAAACCTCATTCCCATCACTCCACCGAATTCAAGGAGCAGGCACTGCTCAAAGCCCGCCATCGCGGCGCGCGTTCAATTCTGAGCCTTGCCAGCGAGCTGAACATGTCTGCCGGCACCCTCAAGCGATGGGTGCTGGACTCGGCCAAGGCCGGCGAACAGGCACTCGGGGAGACAAGCCCTGCGCTGGACGGCCCGGCTGCATCTTGGTCGCCATCGCAGCGCCTGAGGGCTCTGCAGGAAAGCTACGCATTCAATGGCCCGGCACTGGCGGCGTGGTGCCGCGAGCGTGGTGTGTTCGAGCACCAGTTGGTGCAGTGGCGCGAAGAGTTTTGCACCCCGGTCGCGCCCGCCTCGCGCGAGGCAACGGGTGCCTTTCGAGAACTCCAGCGTCAGCACGAGCAGCTCCAGCGTGAATTGCGGCGCAAGGAAAAAGCGCTGGCCGAGGTAGCCGCCTTGCTGGTGTTGCAAAAAAACTTCCAGGCGCTGCTGGAGGGCGCGGACAAATGA
- a CDS encoding H-NS histone family protein: MNELVKLRQQIFDMEKQAAELQKKNRPAVLTQLREQMAAYGITAEELSRPAARVQKPRQPLAKVASPTKGKKPAVPSPAKYRGPEGQEWTGRGTAPKWLNDLLVDGKTREDFLIDQNRAASGSAAAE; encoded by the coding sequence ATGAACGAACTTGTCAAACTCCGCCAGCAAATTTTCGACATGGAAAAGCAGGCCGCTGAACTGCAGAAAAAGAACCGGCCTGCCGTGTTGACCCAGTTGCGTGAGCAAATGGCCGCCTACGGCATCACCGCCGAGGAGCTCAGCCGTCCGGCGGCCAGGGTACAAAAGCCAAGGCAGCCACTGGCCAAAGTAGCGAGTCCGACAAAAGGCAAGAAGCCGGCCGTGCCGTCGCCCGCGAAATACCGCGGACCCGAGGGGCAGGAATGGACCGGCCGCGGAACCGCGCCGAAGTGGCTCAACGACTTGCTCGTCGACGGCAAAACCCGGGAAGATTTCCTGATCGATCAGAACCGGGCCGCCTCTGGCAGCGCAGCAGCAGAGTAA
- a CDS encoding integrase core domain-containing protein: MTARSNPYVESAFRTLKYRPELPVKPFENLLAARRWVTELAHWYNHEHRHSAIGFVTPAQRHAGLDRALLEQRALVYEQARQENPQRWSGQPRQWAHVDVVHLNPETKQQTKEPESKQKTA, encoded by the coding sequence TTGACTGCTCGCTCCAATCCCTACGTCGAATCAGCGTTCAGAACGCTGAAGTACCGCCCCGAACTGCCTGTCAAGCCGTTCGAGAACCTGCTGGCCGCAAGGCGCTGGGTCACCGAGCTGGCCCATTGGTACAACCACGAGCATCGCCACAGCGCCATTGGCTTCGTGACACCGGCGCAGCGCCATGCCGGCCTGGACCGGGCACTGCTTGAGCAGCGCGCGCTCGTCTATGAACAGGCCCGCCAGGAAAATCCTCAGCGCTGGTCAGGGCAGCCTCGCCAGTGGGCGCATGTCGATGTCGTGCACCTCAACCCAGAAACCAAGCAACAAACCAAGGAGCCTGAATCCAAGCAAAAAACAGCCTGA
- a CDS encoding DUF5372 family protein: MVERGRNWREDRVFFHDAAGGSHSMPAVWTDLVAEDPFNAVARGRAAFRAQELVELVQLIEAIKS; the protein is encoded by the coding sequence CTGGTCGAGCGTGGCAGGAACTGGCGCGAAGACAGGGTTTTTTTTCACGACGCAGCGGGAGGCTCGCACTCAATGCCGGCGGTCTGGACCGACCTGGTCGCCGAGGACCCTTTCAATGCTGTGGCGCGGGGACGTGCCGCGTTCCGGGCTCAGGAGCTTGTCGAATTAGTGCAACTGATCGAGGCAATAAAGTCATGA
- a CDS encoding IS3 family transposase produces the protein MTSVQQRQKLLGLIGKACADGARLKPACHQIGLSCRSVQRWQRTQAAEGDQRPSGKRRYVCPPNKLREDERQAVMATLNSEAFKDLPPSQVVPRLADRGVYVASESTMYRILRQQGQLGHRRSERAAQKRSRPRALAATGADQVFCWDITYLPTQVRGQHFYLYLFEDLFSRKIVGWQVFDCESAELASQLLRDICESQGIRPGQLTVHSDNGSPMKGETMLAAMQRLGVAHTRSRPSVSNDNPYVESAFRTLKYRPELPVKPFENLLAARRWVTELAHWYNHEHRHSAIGFVTPAQRHAGLDRALLEQRALVYEQARQENPQRWSGQPRQWAHVDVVHLNPETKQQTKEPESKQKTA, from the coding sequence ATGACGTCCGTCCAGCAGCGCCAAAAGTTGCTCGGCCTGATCGGCAAGGCCTGCGCCGACGGGGCGCGCTTGAAGCCGGCTTGCCATCAAATCGGGCTGTCCTGCCGTAGCGTGCAGCGCTGGCAGCGCACGCAGGCGGCCGAGGGCGACCAGCGTCCTTCGGGCAAGCGGCGCTATGTGTGCCCGCCCAACAAGCTGCGCGAGGACGAGCGCCAGGCGGTGATGGCCACGCTCAACAGCGAAGCGTTCAAGGACTTGCCGCCGAGCCAAGTCGTGCCTCGCCTGGCCGACCGCGGCGTCTATGTGGCCTCGGAGTCCACGATGTACCGAATACTTCGACAGCAGGGCCAACTGGGCCATCGACGCTCGGAGCGCGCAGCGCAAAAGCGAAGCCGGCCGCGCGCCCTTGCCGCCACCGGAGCCGATCAGGTGTTCTGCTGGGATATCACGTATCTGCCCACTCAGGTGCGCGGCCAGCACTTTTACCTGTACCTGTTCGAGGATTTGTTCAGCCGCAAGATCGTGGGCTGGCAGGTGTTTGACTGCGAGAGCGCCGAGCTGGCCAGCCAGTTGCTGCGTGACATCTGTGAGAGCCAGGGCATTCGCCCGGGCCAGCTGACGGTGCATTCGGACAACGGCTCGCCCATGAAGGGCGAGACCATGCTGGCGGCCATGCAGCGCCTGGGCGTGGCGCACACGCGCAGCCGTCCGTCCGTGAGCAATGACAATCCGTACGTCGAATCAGCGTTCAGAACGCTGAAGTACCGCCCCGAACTGCCTGTCAAGCCGTTCGAGAACCTGCTGGCCGCAAGGCGCTGGGTCACCGAGCTGGCCCATTGGTACAACCACGAGCATCGCCACAGCGCCATTGGCTTCGTGACACCGGCGCAGCGCCATGCCGGCCTGGACCGGGCACTGCTTGAGCAGCGCGCGCTCGTCTATGAACAGGCCCGCCAGGAAAATCCTCAGCGCTGGTCAGGGCAGCCTCGCCAGTGGGCGCATGTCGATGTCGTGCACCTCAACCCAGAAACCAAGCAACAAACCAAGGAGCCTGAATCCAAGCAAAAAACAGCCTGA
- a CDS encoding universal stress protein encodes MYKHLFVPVDGSELSHRAMDGSIELALQLGARITGFVVEPDLPLSTNAQRGDEFINRIKDHEAKNEAHAAALLGQFETRAQAKGVQFTAHHVTSYTVDQTIVDEAEKAGADMIVMVTHGRSRVGKFVFGSHTKNVIIESRLPVLVLR; translated from the coding sequence ATGTACAAGCATCTTTTTGTGCCCGTTGACGGCTCCGAACTTTCCCACCGTGCGATGGATGGCAGCATTGAACTCGCTCTTCAATTGGGAGCGCGCATCACGGGCTTTGTGGTCGAGCCCGATCTGCCGCTTTCAACGAACGCCCAGCGTGGTGATGAGTTCATCAATCGCATCAAGGACCATGAAGCCAAAAATGAAGCGCACGCTGCAGCCTTGTTGGGACAGTTTGAAACGCGCGCCCAAGCCAAAGGGGTGCAGTTCACCGCCCATCATGTGACCTCTTACACGGTCGATCAGACCATCGTTGACGAGGCCGAAAAAGCAGGCGCCGACATGATTGTCATGGTCACGCACGGGCGCAGCCGGGTGGGTAAATTCGTATTTGGCTCGCATACCAAGAACGTCATCATCGAAAGCCGGCTTCCCGTGCTAGTGCTGCGCTAA
- the yghU gene encoding glutathione-dependent disulfide-bond oxidoreductase: protein MDNSSSYTPPRVWSGIKENGGRFASINRPTAGPTHDKELPVGRHPLQLYSLGTPNGVKVTVMLEDLLAAGHTGAEYDAWLIRIQEGDQFGSGFVSANPNSKIPALVDRSGPTPVRVFESGAILMYLAEKFGAFLPADGPKRAECLSWLFWQMGSAPFLGGGFGHFYAYAPTKIEYAIDRYAMEVKRQLDVLDRRLAESAYLAGDEYTVADMAVWPWYGTLVKGQLYEAGEFLQVQAYSHVLRWTNQIAQRPAVRRGRMVNRTMGAPSSQLHERHDAGDFDTKTQDKLAAPL from the coding sequence ATGGACAACTCTTCCTCTTACACGCCGCCCAGGGTCTGGTCTGGCATCAAGGAAAACGGTGGCCGCTTTGCCAGTATCAATCGGCCGACCGCGGGCCCGACCCATGACAAGGAGCTGCCGGTCGGGCGCCATCCGCTGCAGCTGTATTCGCTGGGCACGCCCAACGGCGTCAAGGTGACGGTGATGCTCGAGGATCTGCTGGCCGCAGGGCACACGGGCGCCGAGTACGACGCCTGGCTGATCCGGATCCAGGAGGGCGACCAGTTCGGCAGCGGTTTTGTCTCAGCCAATCCAAACTCCAAGATCCCGGCGCTGGTGGACCGCAGCGGACCGACGCCGGTCCGGGTGTTTGAGTCCGGCGCGATCCTGATGTATCTTGCCGAGAAGTTCGGCGCCTTTCTTCCCGCAGACGGCCCCAAGCGCGCCGAATGCCTGTCGTGGCTGTTCTGGCAGATGGGCAGCGCGCCTTTTCTGGGCGGGGGTTTCGGTCATTTCTACGCTTACGCGCCAACAAAAATAGAATACGCGATCGATCGGTACGCGATGGAGGTCAAGCGCCAGCTTGATGTGCTCGACCGTCGCCTCGCCGAGAGCGCCTATCTGGCGGGGGACGAGTACACCGTTGCCGACATGGCGGTGTGGCCCTGGTACGGCACGCTGGTCAAGGGTCAGCTGTACGAAGCGGGTGAATTTCTGCAGGTTCAGGCGTACAGCCATGTGCTGCGCTGGACAAACCAGATTGCCCAGCGTCCGGCCGTGCGGCGCGGCCGCATGGTCAACCGCACCATGGGCGCGCCATCGAGCCAATTGCACGAGCGCCACGATGCGGGCGACTTCGACACCAAGACCCAGGACAAGCTGGCCGCGCCGCTTTGA
- a CDS encoding RNA recognition motif domain-containing protein — MGNKLYVGNLPYTVRDEDLQQSFGQFGAVTSAKVMMERDTGRSKGFGFVEMANDAQAQAAINGMNGQPLGGRSITVNEARPMEARPPRTGGFGGGGGGDRSGGGGYGGGGGGGGGGYGGGGGRSGGGGYGGGDRSGGGGYGGGGGRGGY; from the coding sequence ATGGGCAACAAACTATACGTCGGCAACCTGCCTTACACGGTGCGAGACGAAGACCTGCAGCAATCGTTTGGTCAATTCGGCGCAGTCACCAGCGCCAAAGTCATGATGGAGCGCGACACGGGTCGCTCCAAAGGCTTTGGCTTTGTCGAGATGGCCAACGACGCCCAAGCGCAAGCGGCCATCAACGGCATGAACGGCCAGCCTTTGGGCGGGCGCAGCATCACCGTGAACGAAGCCCGTCCGATGGAGGCACGTCCTCCACGCACCGGCGGCTTCGGCGGTGGCGGCGGTGGCGATCGTTCCGGTGGAGGCGGTTATGGCGGTGGCGGTGGTGGCGGTGGTGGCGGTTATGGTGGCGGCGGTGGCCGTTCGGGTGGGGGCGGCTATGGCGGTGGAGATCGTTCTGGCGGCGGTGGCTACGGCGGCGGTGGTGGTCGCGGCGGCTACTAA
- a CDS encoding helix-turn-helix domain-containing protein yields MPIDRDKHDKQAVLRQHAALNPRPHGVTHALFASNEFFDPDDVVQVKYEMLRLVNIDKRSISEAAKACGFSRPSFYQAMTAFDNGGLAGLLAHKSGPHGGHKLTPTVLQFICEARATDPDIRAERLAELVRQSFGVQVHPRSIERQLLRKKKRR; encoded by the coding sequence ATGCCCATAGATCGAGACAAGCACGACAAGCAAGCGGTCCTGCGCCAACACGCTGCGCTCAACCCGCGTCCGCACGGCGTCACTCACGCACTGTTCGCCAGCAACGAGTTCTTCGACCCCGACGATGTGGTGCAGGTCAAGTACGAGATGCTGCGACTGGTCAACATCGACAAGCGCTCGATCAGCGAGGCTGCCAAGGCCTGCGGCTTTTCGCGTCCCTCGTTCTACCAAGCCATGACGGCCTTCGACAACGGCGGCCTGGCCGGTTTGCTTGCCCACAAGAGTGGTCCGCACGGGGGCCACAAACTCACGCCAACGGTGCTGCAGTTCATCTGCGAGGCGCGTGCTACCGATCCGGATATTCGTGCGGAGCGCCTAGCCGAGTTGGTGCGCCAAAGTTTTGGGGTGCAAGTTCACCCTCGCAGCATCGAGCGGCAGTTGCTGCGCAAAAAAAAACGGCGCTGA